A stretch of the Uranotaenia lowii strain MFRU-FL chromosome 3, ASM2978415v1, whole genome shotgun sequence genome encodes the following:
- the LOC129752100 gene encoding eukaryotic translation initiation factor 5B: MGKAKKGKKDAAAVAAPGDEGSDVEVKQTELTETVEVENRKNDNKRKEKKAKARDESDEDNEDAVGKVTEEVKKLTVKEKKKSKKAEQKDSDADDAEEDDGGSKKASKKKGKSAGGGPVGFSLLMADDDDDDEQEDTMRDDDEDEAPKKGKAKGGKKPKEEEESTQSKGGKKSKKDKKKKKGDSDEEDIEKMLAELEMEYSGAKPAPTGDDNAAPTESKEPEKKKDKKDKKKKEEPAPVVEAADKQDDGEVHIKTAAEKRKEKKERQKANKQQEKDAEGEKPQDDSPKESKESTPAPEPEVVGDSKKKKKKGKKEEGEATPAPAEEKPSAATGKATTEAAGKPSDAAAKEGDKKKKGPNKAAIALMQERLKAIREEEERLKREEEEKERLAEEAEKMRLEQLRLEQEKKEKKKQKEKERKERLKAEGKLLTAKQKQDRMRAQAMLEALKAQGVEIPEAGTEKKVRLGTRIRPKKKDEGAKEGDSKEDSPTGDDEKTEQQLADEAEKADEVKDSWDASDSEDEKTKDQKPDKEAQKPEPVKQAKKEESDEEDESDSDDDGSEEETESEDDSEADDRPEAEKMKQRALERIAKRTQDAEKKRTTDNLRAAIVCVLGHVDTGKTKILDKLRRTNVQDAEAGGITQQIGATNVPIENIKEQTKFVKGFSDTTFKLPGLLIIDTPGHESFSNLRTRGSSLCDIAILVVDIMHGLEPQTIESINILKSKRTPFVVALNKIDRLYDWNTANRRDVRDIIKSQASNTQLEFTQRTKEVIVQFAEQGLNAALYYENPDPKTYISLIPTSAITGEGMGNLLFLIVQFCQKQLAKRLMYSEDLQASVLEVKAIPGLGTTIDVILVNGKLREGETMILAGTEGPIVTPIKALLMPQPMKELRVKNAYIEHKEVIAAQGVKIAAKELEKAIAGLNIQIAQKPDEVEIFKDIVARDLRSVLSSIKLSERGVYVQASTLGSLEALLEFLRTSKIPVSNAYTLLTEL, from the exons CTCCGACGTCGAGGTAAAGCAGACGGAGCTAACCGAAACTGTCGAAGTCGAGAACCGCAAGAACGATAACAAGCGGAAGGAGAAAAAGGCGAAAGCCAGAGACGAAAGCGACGAGGACAATGAGGACGCGGTCGGGAAAGTGACCGAAGAGGTCAAAAAGCTGACCGTcaaggagaagaaaaaatccAAGAAAGCGGAACAGAAAGACTCCGATGCAGATGATGCCGAAGAAGATGATGGGGGCAGCAAAAAGGCTTCcaagaaaaagggaaaatctgcTGGTGGAGGACCCGTTGGGTTTTCGCTGCTAATGGccgatgatgacgacgacgatgaacAGGAAGATACCATGCGGGATGACGACGAGGATGAAGCCCCCAAAAAAGGCAAAGCAAAGGGCGGTAAAAAGCCGAAGGAGGAAGAAGAGTCGACTCAATCAAAGGGTGGTAAAAAGAGTAAGAAAgataagaagaaaaagaagggaGACAGCGATGAAGAGGACATAGAGAAGATGCTTGCAGAGTTGGAGATGGAATACTCTGGAGCCAAACCTGCACCAACGGGTGACGATAACGCAGCTCCAACGGAGTCCAAGGAGCCAGAAAAGAAGAAAGACAAAAAGGATAAAAAGAAGAAGGAAGAACCTGCTCCGGTTGTCGAAGCAGCAGACAAGCAAGATGATGGCGAAGTTCACATCAAAACTGCTGCTGAAAAACGAAAGGAGAAGAAGGAACGTCAGAAGGCCAACAAACAACAGGAAAAAGATGCGGAAGGTGAAAAGCCGCAAGACGATTCTCCTAAGGAGTCCAAAGAATCTACCCCGGCTCCTGAACCGGAAGTTGTTGGCGAcagtaaaaagaaaaagaagaagggTAAAAAGGAAGAAGGAGAAGCTACCCCTGCTCCTGCTGAAGAAAAACCATCTGCAGCTACTGGAAAAGCTACTACTGAAGCTGCTGGAAAACCAAGCGATGCTGCGGCCAAAGAAGGTGACAAGAAAAAGAAAGGTCCCAATAAGGCGGCTATCGCTTTGATGCAAGAGCGATTGAAGGCAATCCGCGAGGAAGAGGAACGTCTCAAGCGcgaagaagaagaaaaggaaCGATTAGCTGAAGAAGCGGAAAAAATGCGATTAGAACAGTTGCGACTGGaacaagagaaaaaggaaaagaagaaacaaaaggaaaaagaaCGTAAAGAACGTTTGAAGGCTGAAGGAAAACTGTTAACCGCGAAACAGAAGCAGGATCGCATGCGAGCACAAGCTATGTTGGAAGCATTGAAGGCCCAAGGTGTCGAAATTCCTGAAGCTGGCACAGAGAAAAAGGTTCGATTAGGAACACGAATCCGCCCGAAGAAGAAGGATGAAGGTGCTAAAGAGGGCGATTCCAAAGAAGACAGTCCAACTGGTGACGATGAAAAAACTGAACAGCAACTAGCAGATGAAGCAGAGAAGGCCGATGAAGTAAAAGATTCTTGGGATGCTTCGGATAGTGAAGACGAGAAAACGAAAGATCAAAAGCCGGATAAAGAAGCTCAAAAACCTGAACCAgtaaagcaagcgaaaaaagaGGAATCTGATGAAGAAGATGAAAGTGATTCAGATGATGATGGCTCGGAAGAAGAAACTGAAAGTGAAGACGATTCGGAAGCAGATGATCGTCCAGAAGCAGAAAAGATGAAACAACGTGCTCTGGAACGTATTGCTAAAAGAACTCAAGATGCAGAAAAGAAACGTACAACAGATAACTTGCGTGCTGCCATAGTTTGCGTCCTGGGACACGTAGACacaggaaaaacaaaaatcttagaCAAGTTACGTCGTACGAACGTACAAGATGCCGAAGCAGGTGGTATCACCCAACAAATCGGTGCTACTAATGTCCCTATTGAAAATATTAAGGAGCAAACGAAATTTGTCAAAGGATTTTCAGATACCACTTTCAAGCTGCCAGGTTTACTTATTATTGACACGCCTGGTCACGAATCCTTCAGTAATTTACGTACTCGAGGTTCTTCGCTGTGCGATATTGCTATCCTAGTCGTTGATATTATGCATGGGCTCGAACCGCAAACCATAGAATCTATCAATATACTTAAGTCTAAACGTACTCCATTTGTAGTAGCCCTCAATAAGATAGATCGTCTGTATGACTGGAATACGGCGAACCGCCGAGACGTTAGAGATATCATAAAAAGTCAAGCATCCAACACTCAACTGGAGTTCACTCAGCGCACAAAAGAAGTAATCGTTCAATTCGCCGAGCAAGGTTTGAATGCTGCTCTCTACTATGAGAACCCTGATCCCAAAACGTATATTTCCCTCATCCCGACTAGTGCCATCACTGGCGAAGGAATGGGTAATCTGCTGTTCCTAATTGTTCAGTTCTGTCAGAAGCAGCTGGCTAAGCGTTTGATGTACAGCGAAGATTTGCAAGCTAGTGTTTTGGAAGTGAAAGCTATCCCCGGTCTGGGAACCACCATCGATGTCATTTTGGTCAACGGTAAACTCCGGGAGGGTGAAACCATGATTCTGGCCGGTACGGAGGGACCAATTGTGACTCCGATAAAGGCGCTACTCATGCCGCAACCCATGAAGGAACTGCGTGTCAAGAATGCGTACATCGAGCACAAGGAAGTCATCGCTGCTCAGGGTGTCAAGATTGCAGCTAAAGAGCTTGAAAAGGCCATCGCTGGGTTGAATATCCAGATTGCTCAGAAGCCGGATGAGGTGGAAATTTTCAA GGATATTGTGGCTCGTGACTTGAGATCGGTGCTTAGCAGTATTAAGCTTAGTGAACGTGGTGTGTACGTTCAAGCGTCAACGCTGGGATCGCTCGAAGCTTTGCTGGAGTTCCTGAGGACCTCGAAAATTCCGGTGAGTAATGCTTATACTCTGTTGACTGAGTTATAG